The genomic region AGCCCTGCGAGCGAGAGCGGATAGGGCAGCTTCCTGCCGCCGAGGTGGACGACGCCGCTCCGGGCCCGCTCCCGCAGGGCGCCACCGAGGGCGGCGGTGTAGAGGTCGAGCACCTCGGGCGAGGCGGCGCGGTGGAGCCGGTGCGGACCGTAATCGGCCCGGAAGCCGTCGAGGTCGAAGGAGCCGGCGAGACCACCGGGGCCGGCCTGCGCCTCGAGCACGAGGGGGCGCTGCCCCGCCCTGCACAGGGCCCAGGCAGCGGCGAGGCCCGCGGGCCCGGCGCCGATGACCACCGGCCGCATCAGGGCTGCACCGCCTCCCGGGCGGGAAGCGCCCGGGGCGCGTGGCCCCTGCGCAGCCAGCCGATCCCGCGGAGAACGGTGCGGCCCATCAGCCAGGTGTCCCGCACCGGCCGCCACTTCGAGTGGCCGGAACGCCGGTGGTAGGTGATGGGCAGGAAGAGCGGCGCGTCCCCCTCCGCAGCGAGGCCGAGGGTGAGGGTGGTGGTGAGCGAGAAGCGGTCGGGGAGGATCGGCGCCAGCGCGAGCAGGTCGGCGGTGCGCAGCACCCGCAGCCCCGAGTTGAGATCGGGGACCGCCACGCCGGCGCCGATCCGCACCGCGAGGCGGAACGCCCCCTTGATCGCGCTGCGCAGGAAGGGCTCCGCGGCGCCGACCGCGGGCCTGGCGCCGATGGCCTGCCGGGCGCCGCCGCGCACCGCCGCGACGAGGGGCGGCAGCGCTTCCGCCGGGTAGGTGCCGTCTGCGTCGAGGATGGCGAGGAGCTCGCCCCGGGCCACCTGCGCGCCGCGCTTGATCGCGGCGCCGTAGCCGATCCCTTCGGTGCGGAGCACCCGCGCGCCGGCGCCTGCTGCGGCGGCGCCGGTGCCGTCGGAGGAGCCGTCGTCGACGACCACCACCTCGTGCGCTTCCGCTGCGAGAACCGCGCGGACGGCGGCCACCACCTCCGCCACCGAGGCGACCTCGTCGCGGGCGGGGATCACCACCGAGATCACGCGCCGGCTCCGTCGCGCTGCACCCGCTGCGGCAGCCGGGTCCACATCTCCCAGAGCGGCCAGAGGGTCATCGGCAGCCAGCCGATGGTGGCGGCGATCACCGAGAGCGGCATCAGCGGCGACCACGCGGCGCCGCCGAAGCGGACGAGGAGCGGCGCGAGCAGGTGGACGAAGGTGCCCACCGAGGCCACGAGGATCACCACGATCTTCAGCCGGAGCGAGAGCGCGGTGAGCATGAAGAGGTGGCCCACGATGAGGAGGACCACCGGCACGGTGAAGAGATGGAAGTGGAAGGTCTCGAGGACCTGCCGCGGGGATTTCTCGAGGTGGAGGCCACCGGCGGTGGCTGCTGGGGCAGGCACATCGCCCGGCAGCTCCCCGGGCAGATCGAGCGCGGGCCCGCCCTCCTCCGGCAGCTCGAGCGCAGGCCCGCCGGCGCCCTCCGCAGCGGCGCCCGCCTCGTCGCCGAGGTAGTAGCGCGCGGCGGCGTCGCCCCCCAGCGATCCGAAGGAATCCTCGTAGAGCCACACCGACGAGGCGATGCCGCCCACGAGGAAGACGAGGAAGGCGGTGTAGAGCACCCGCGCCTCGAGGGAGAGCCGGTCGATGGGAAAGGGCCTGGCGAACTGCCGCACGTGCGCTACCCCTTCGTCCCTGCTGCTTCGTCCTGCTTGCCGGCGATGGCTGCGGGCTTGATCACCAGCTCCTCGACCAGCGCGATGGCGCGGCGCACGCCGACTGCCATCGAGCGGGAGGAGATGGTGGCGCCGGTGACCACGTCGATGTCCTGACCGGCGCGGACCACGTCCTTGCCGGTCTTGCCTGCGAACTGGGCGCGGAAGCGGCTGTCGGTGATCTCGTCGCCGTAGCCCTCGCGGTAGACCATCACCTCGTGCCGCTCCACCACGCCGGTCGGCGAGAACTTCACCGCGAAAGTGATCGGCTCGTGCTGGCCGCGCTCGTCGTCGATGAGGGCGTAGCCGTCGATCCGCTCGCCGGTGAGGGCGACGAAGACCACGTACTCCCGCCGGGCCGGCGTGTAGCCGAGCCGCTTCTCGAGGACCCGCTGCTGCGAGGGGTCGAGCAGGATCTTGCGGTAGGTGACCCGCTCGCTCTTCGGGAAGAACGCCTTGAGGAGCTGCGGGGTGGTGAAATAGGTCCCCGCCGCGCCGGCGCTGCCGGGCACGATCGAGGCGACGAGAAGGAGGACGAGGGCAAGGAGGCGCATCGGCGCCGGGTGCTCTATCACGCTTCTTCCTCCCGTACACGTTGCAGCAGGGGCGTTCTCGATGCGGTTCACGGCAGCTCCCGGAGGGCCTCGTCGAGGGCGTCACGCAGATGCGCGCGCCAATCGCTCCCGGCCCGGTAAGTGGTGACCCGGGTGACGCCCCGGTGTTCGCCCGCCCAGAGGAGCGCGCCGCCTGCATCCACCAGGAATGCCTGCAGCTCGATCTCCGTACGGCCGAGCATGCGCAAAGATTCCAGATCCATCCGCTCGAGCTCGACGAGGAGCGCCGCGTCCCTGCCGGCACCGGCGGCGATGGCAGCGGCGCGGTTGCAACTCGCCACCGGCATCTCCGCCCCGGTGCAGCCCGGCGCCTGCGCGCCCTGCGGCGCCTCCGCCCGCCCGATCACCGCCGCCGCGTAGCCCCGCGCCTGCAGGGCCCGCTGCGCCTCCCTGGCGAGGAGCCCCGCGGGAGACTCGACCCCGGCCACGTCGTCGACGACGTTCTGCGCTGCAGGCAGCTGCACCGCGGAGCGCACCACCACCGCCACGTCGCGGGGCCGCTCGCCAGCGAGCGTGCCCCGCTGCGTCGCGCAGCCGGCGCCCAGGAGCGCGAGGGTTAGAAGAGGTAGGCGACCGAGCCGATGTAGGTCCACGAGGAATCCCCGAAGAAATCGCCGTCCCAGAGATGCGGCTGATCGCCGCCGGCGCCGTTCTCCTGGAAATAGAAGGCGTTCTTGATCACGTAGGGCGGCAGGGGCCGGAAATTGAGGCCCAGGGTGAGCCGGGCCGCGTCGCCCTCGGCGGTGACGAAGTCGGTGTCGGTGTCCTTCTCCTCGTAGCGGAGCGAGGCGGTGAAATGCCCCTCGGTCCACTCGTCGGGCAGCGCCCGGAAGAAGGGCTCGATCCGGAAGCGGTAGTCGGCCTGGGCGTAGTACCCGAACATCCCCTCGGGCACGCGGTCGCGGGTGTTGGCGGGGGAACCGTCGGGGAAGCCCTGCACGAAGCCTTCGTCGACCGCTGCGTAGACCACCTCGCCGTGCAGGTCGAGGGGGCCCACCCGCCAGAAGACGTCGCCGTTCACCATGTTGACCCGGTTGTTCAGCTGGTCGTAGGCGCCGGTGTAGCCGGAGAGGCCGAGCTCGAGGTTGAGCAGCGGCAGGAAGGCGACCCGGCCGACGATCGCCTTGTCGTCGTTGTTGTCCTCGAGGTTCGAGCCGCGGGCGCCGCGGAAGCCGAGGCCGTCGGTGATCCGGGCGTCGAGGCCGTTGATCGCGTAGAGCTCGTAGTTGAGCTTCATCCCGGCGCCCAGGTCGAATTCGCCGAGGAAGCCGACGCCCGACTCGAACCAGGTGGACGGGACGATCGTGGTGTAGGCGATCGGCCGATCGGGGAGCTCCTGCGCCGGCGCGTCGTGGCGCAGGTTGTAGGAACCCACCGGCACGAGGATCACGCCGGCGCGGAAGACGAGCCACTCGGCGATCTCGAGATCGACCACCGAGAACTCGAGGAGCACCTCGCCGAAGGTGAGGACGCCGTCGCGCTTGAGCGGGCTGCCGGCCCACTCGAACTCGACCTCGGTGGCGGTGGAGATCCGCTCGGAGATCTGGCTGTAGATGAAGACGACGTAGCGGTGGTTCCGGAAGGTGCTCACGCCCTCCTCCGGGACCACGAAGTCGTGCTCGCCGTAGCCGCCGATGGTGGTGCGGTCGAGGATCGCCGCCGCCCGCTCGCCCAGGGTGGTGCCGGGATCGAGGCGGTACTCGAAGTTCTCCACCTCGGCCCGGCGGGCCGGGCCCGGAAGTGAAGGCTGCAGGCCGGAGGAGGTGTCGAGCCCCTCGAGCTCGAGGGCGGGGCCGGATTCCTCCGGCGCTTGATCGGAGGCGGCGCCGCCTTCGGTACCGGCGTCGGGAGGCGGCGCCTCCTCTTCCTCCTGCTGCGCGAAGGCGGCGGCAGGTGCGAGGAGCGCGAGGGCGAGCAGGATGTGGATCGAGCGAAGCAAGACGTTCCCCTCCCGGGAGTGGGCCCCGGTCGCCGGGGATCGCCTCAGGCGATCCCCGGGTGCAGCAGCTACGGGGGAAGGCGTCGCCCTCCCCCGCGAATCGGCGGATCAGCCCTTGACGTCGATGCCGTAGATCGACTCGACCGTCTCGAGGAAGCCGGCGCCGTCGAAGGTGGCGATCCAACTGGTGTCGCCGGCTGCCACCTTGCTCATCGCGTCATCGAGGGCGGCGCGGAAGTCGGCGGCGAACTGCTGCTCCTCGGTGGTGCCGCTGGCCAGGTAGGGCTCGACGATGTCGAAGAAGCCGTCGGCCTCCCAGATCTTGATGGCGGCGGTGTCGGCGTCGGCCTTGTCCGCCTCGAACTCGATGAGCTCGTGGCCGATCGAGTAGGCCATCACCAGCTGCAGGCGCGCGTCGATCTGGTCGACGATGTCGTCGTAGGTCGCGTCGGTGCCCATCTCGATGGTGTCGGTGCCTGCGGCGGCGAGGGCGTCGGCGAGGGCGCACTTGCCGTCGAGGACGAGGGCGAAGAGCTCGCTGGCCAGGGTGGTGTCGTTGTTGCCGTCGCGCTTGGCGGCGAGGCGGGCGAGGCCGCGGCGGCTGGCGTCGGTGTCGGTGTTGCCGGAGCCGTAGTAGCCGAACGCCTCGTCGTAGTGCTTCTTCGAGGGCTCGTAGAGCTCGTACATCACCGAGAGATAGAGGAAGCGGTAGATGCCGCTCTTCTCGAAGGTCTGCTTGGCGAGGTTCGCCTCGAGGGCGGTGGTGGCAGCGGCGAGGTCGTCGATGGCGCCGACGATGGCGTCGTCGATCGCCGGGCCGACCATCGCCGCGTCGTCGGTGAGGTGGACGTCCTGGCGACCCTGCACCTTGGCGCGGAGGTTGTGGTCGGTGCTCTCGTAGATCGCCCGGACCTCGGCGGCCTTCGCCGCTGCGGTGGTCGGATCGGCCTGGACGGCGGCGAAGAGCGCGAGCATCTCGTCGATCGCGCCCAGGCGCTTGTCCTGGGGCTCGTGGTTCACCGGATCGAAGGCGACGTACTGCGCCTGGCCCTCGCACTGCTCGGTGCCGGGGTTCTGCTGCTCGTCGCCGTCGTCCTCGGAACCGCAGCCCACGGAGGTGAGGGCCAGGAGCGCTGCTGCCAGGTACTTGATTCGCATTTTCAGTCTCCAGCTAAGGAAGCGTTTGCCCGCTCGCTGCTCACGGCGGACGATGTCGAGCCGGTGGAAGCCACCGGGAGGTCAACCCGGCTTCGGGCCGGGCAAGAGGGTTGGATCACTCGGCCACCGTGGCCGGATCGACGCAGCGGTTGCGCAGGCAGGAGAGCCCGCTGCCGCACTGCTGGTCGGTGTCGCAGCAGACCGAGATGCAGGCGCAGCAATCCGCCGGCGGGTTGGTGCCGAGGCAGGCGAAATCGGTGCTGCATCCCGGCTCGTCGACACAGACCACGCCCTTGGGCGCGTTCGACTCGCCGACGTAGGT from Vulgatibacter sp. harbors:
- a CDS encoding glycosyltransferase family 2 protein yields the protein MISVVIPARDEVASVAEVVAAVRAVLAAEAHEVVVVDDGSSDGTGAAAAGAGARVLRTEGIGYGAAIKRGAQVARGELLAILDADGTYPAEALPPLVAAVRGGARQAIGARPAVGAAEPFLRSAIKGAFRLAVRIGAGVAVPDLNSGLRVLRTADLLALAPILPDRFSLTTTLTLGLAAEGDAPLFLPITYHRRSGHSKWRPVRDTWLMGRTVLRGIGWLRRGHAPRALPAREAVQP
- a CDS encoding FMN-binding protein; this translates as MIEHPAPMRLLALVLLLVASIVPGSAGAAGTYFTTPQLLKAFFPKSERVTYRKILLDPSQQRVLEKRLGYTPARREYVVFVALTGERIDGYALIDDERGQHEPITFAVKFSPTGVVERHEVMVYREGYGDEITDSRFRAQFAGKTGKDVVRAGQDIDVVTGATISSRSMAVGVRRAIALVEELVIKPAAIAGKQDEAAGTKG